In the genome of Raphanus sativus cultivar WK10039 chromosome 4, ASM80110v3, whole genome shotgun sequence, one region contains:
- the LOC130511212 gene encoding uncharacterized protein LOC130511212 has translation MAMLETNLAEEARLKTRSQASGTGHAGDRKRKRDSTDEGKTSGGRPECQKCGRRHGGECWRAMGACTRCGEMDHSVRDCPGPDQGRGQAAGGDSRTCFQCGKAGHFRKDCPKLQAGSGRMKSEVSKPEPSRGQTSTPRVYELSKDTDEAKPFMGITGNDLILFF, from the coding sequence atggcaatgctggagactaaccttgcaGAGGAGGCTAGGCTCAAGACAAGGAGCCAGGCAAGTGGTACTGGTCAtgctggtgaccggaagaggaagagagactCAACTGATGAGGGCAAGACCTCAGGTGGAAGGCCGGAGTGCCAAAAGTGTGGAAGGCGCCATggtggtgagtgctggagagctatGGGAGCTTGCACAAGGTGTGGTGAGATGGACCACTCAGTCCGGGACTGTCCTGGACCAGATCAGGGGCGTGGCCAAGCGGCCGGTGGAGATTCCAGGACCTGTTTCCAGTGTGGGAAGGCCGGGCACTTCCGAAAGGACTGCCCAAAGCTTCAGGCTGGATCAGGAAGGATGAAGTCTGAGGTTAGTAAGCCTGAACCAAGTCGTGGCCAGACTTCTACACCAAGGGTCTATGAGTTGTCTAAGGACACTGATGAGGCCAAGCCTTTCATGGGGATCACTGGTAATGATCTGatcttattcttttaa
- the LOC108815655 gene encoding uncharacterized protein LOC108815655: MAARPLLISGLRKTIGAGQNTCVWTEPWIPDIDARPPRPAERVTYRDPKLLVHSFIRRDIRDWDTNLLLDYFHPEDIPLILKLRPSNTWSMDGYAWNYTKSGVYSVKSGYARLQKIKMCEAEDQVLQPSITGLQSHEWSIPAPGKMKHFMWQALTGCIATTERLACRHLSTDRSCPRCGDSEETINHLLFECPPALQVWALSDYPSLPGYFPSTSVYQNMNLLFRRKRNVAYMEPLIETFPWILWYIWKARNEKVFNGKEISPGDTLQLASIEAECWRKANLPEDGEEDELQPAPSRVSTLPVNPQCPTCQIDASWVDNGTVSGLGWFYKDQMGVERFGLQGCRKSLSALHAEMEGLIWALFCLREVQCTVIHMETDCSDLVDMIANPTDWPAFASELASFRLLRAGFQDFSIAHIPRARNVRADSLAEARNSGVLFSHIDQIQPDRASLRNASRPTTT; encoded by the coding sequence ATGGCAGCAAGACCGCTTCTGATATCAGGCCTCCGAAAGACTATCGGGGCAGGTCAAAACACATGTGTTTGGACGGAGCCGTGGATTCCAGATATTGATGCCCGCCCGCCGAGACCGGCAGAACGAGTTACTTATAGAGACCCAAAACTCCTTGTCCACTCCTTCATTAGGCGGGATATAAGGGATTGGGATACTAACCTTTTACTTGATTATTTTCACCCAGAGGACATCCCACTGATACTCAAACTGCGACCTAGCAATACATGGTCAATGGATGGGTATGCATGGAACTATACGAAATCGGGCGTGTACTCGGTGAAATCAGGATACGCTCGACTACAGAAGATTAAAATGTGTGAAGCTGAAGATCAGGTTTTACAACCAAGCATCACTGGTTTACAGAGCCATGAGTGGAGTATCCCGGCTCCGGGAAAAATGAAACACTTTATGTGGCAAGCTTTGACAGGATGTATTGCTACGACTGAAAGGCTTGCATGTAGACACCTGAGCACTGATAGGAGCTGTCCTAGATGCGGTGACTCTGAGGAAACTATTAATCACTTGCTTTTTGAATGCCCCCCGGCACTTCAGGTGTGGGCTCTATCGGACTATCCGTCCCTTCCAGGTTACTTCCCGAGTACTTCTGTTTATCAAAACATGAACCTCCTGTTTAGGAGGAAGAGAAACGTGGCCTATATGGAACCACTTATTGAGACCTTCCCATGGATCttatggtacatttggaaggcaCGCAACGAGAAAGTTTTCAATGGAAAGGAAATCTCACCAGGTGACACCTTGCAGCTAGCTTCTATAGAAGCTGAATGCTGGAGAAAGGCAAATTTACCGGAGGATGGAGAGGAGGATGAGCTACAACCAGCACCGTCGCGAGTTTCGACTCTCCCTGTGAACCCTCAATGCCCGACCTGTCAAATTGATGCCTCATGGGTTGATAATGGCACGGTTAGTGGGCTAGGGTGGTTCTATAAGGATCAAATGGGAGTCGAAAGATTTGGTTTACAAGGATGCCGGAAGAGCTTATCAGCTCTCCATGCAGAGATGGAAGGACTCATATGGGCCTTATTTTGTCTACGAGAAGTACAATGTACTGTGATCCATATGGAGACGGACTGCTCCGACCTGGTGGATATGATTGCCAACCCGACTGATTGGCCGGCCTTTGCCTCCGAGTTAGCCTCCTTCCGTCTTCTACGAGCCGGCTTCCAGGATTTCAGCATCGCCCATATACCCAGGGCTAGGAATGTGCGTGCAGACTCTCTCGCTGAGGCGAGAAACAGCGGTGTTCTtttttcccatatagatcagatCCAGCCGGACAGAGCGTCTCTTAGGAACGCCTCAAGACCGACTACCACTTGA